One stretch of Clavibacter michiganensis DNA includes these proteins:
- a CDS encoding ABC transporter permease: MTAVRPTSPAAVRAPALPGVLPLGIHRVRYEVRRYFRQTDTIIFTFLFPVIMLSIFSVAFGSSGNLGTAPDGSGGVSAAAYYLPGMIAAGILLSGVQNLAVDIAMERSDGTLKRLAGSPLPVLSYFIGKGGQVIVTSLLQMVVLLLVARFAFGVELPTDAGRWATFAWVYALGITSSAVLGIALSRIPRSGASATAVITPIVLVLQFISGVYLTFTMLPTWLQDVAAFLPLKWMAQGMRAVFLPDALAAVERGGTWDLAGVAVVLAIWLVGGTIAAVASFRWIRRDS, translated from the coding sequence ATGACCGCCGTCCGCCCCACGAGCCCCGCCGCGGTCCGCGCCCCGGCGCTGCCCGGCGTCCTCCCGCTCGGGATCCACCGCGTCCGCTACGAGGTCCGCCGCTACTTCCGGCAGACCGACACCATCATCTTCACGTTCCTCTTCCCGGTCATCATGCTGTCGATCTTCTCGGTGGCCTTCGGCTCGTCCGGCAACCTCGGCACCGCGCCCGACGGGTCCGGCGGCGTCAGCGCGGCGGCCTACTACCTGCCGGGCATGATCGCGGCGGGCATCCTCCTCTCGGGCGTGCAGAACCTCGCGGTCGACATCGCCATGGAGCGCAGCGATGGCACGCTCAAGCGGCTCGCCGGATCCCCGCTGCCGGTGCTCTCCTACTTCATCGGCAAGGGCGGCCAGGTCATCGTCACCTCGCTCCTGCAGATGGTCGTGCTGCTCCTCGTCGCCCGGTTCGCGTTCGGGGTGGAGCTGCCGACCGACGCGGGGCGCTGGGCCACGTTCGCGTGGGTGTACGCGCTCGGGATCACGTCGTCGGCCGTGCTGGGCATCGCCCTCAGCCGCATCCCGCGCTCCGGCGCGTCGGCCACGGCGGTCATCACGCCGATCGTGCTCGTGCTGCAGTTCATCAGCGGCGTCTACCTGACCTTCACCATGCTGCCGACCTGGCTGCAGGACGTCGCGGCTTTCCTGCCGCTGAAGTGGATGGCGCAGGGCATGCGCGCCGTGTTCCTCCCCGACGCGCTCGCGGCCGTCGAGCGCGGCGGCACCTGGGACCTCGCGGGCGTCGCGGTCGTCCTCGCGATCTGGCTGGTCGGCGGCACGATCGCCGCGGTCGCCAGCTTCCGCTGGATCCGCCGGGACTCCTGA